Within the Deltaproteobacteria bacterium genome, the region ATCCTGCGGCGATGAGGGGTTTTAATATTTTCATTGTACCTTGTTTTGTAATGTTGAGTTCTTTCCAAATTTCAGCAGGAAACATGCCCCCTTTGTCTTTAAGCAGATGCAGCAGCTTTTCTTGTTTTTTGGTCAACACAATCTTGCCCCCGATTTGTTTTATCGACAAACGGTCAATACGTTTTAGAACCCGTTCCAATGTTAAGTGGAGTGCCTCGGCTGAATATTCCAGCCAGCCGGTTAGATCACTATTTGATTTTCGAACCGCATCTAGTTGGGCATAATAGCGGGGGCGGTTTTCCCAATAAACCTCATCAACTGAAAAAATGTGATGGGTATCAAAACCCCGCCGGTAAAGTTCCCAAAGGGCTATGGCTCGGCCCATTCGGCCATTGCCATCGCCAAAAGGATGAATTGCTTCAAAACGGTAATGTAAAATAGCTGACGAGATAACGGCAGACCATTCTTGTGCCTTTCGGTTCCACCACTGTAAGTAGTCTTGCATCAGTTTGGGTACTTCTTTGGCCGGTGGAGGCAGGTAAGAACCTACTCGCACGCCAAACGTGCGGTATTGCCCTGGTTTGCCTTGATCC harbors:
- a CDS encoding Fic family protein, whose protein sequence is MAYIPHFHVTQHLLKLIEELSAYRQKIISATLQVPWIPLLQRDARARNTHSSTAIEGNPLTLEEVEALVDGRSLPEASKRARREILNQLAGLKFIEKNQKRKAISQSDLFRLHKLIATHVMDQGKPGQYRTFGVRVGSYLPPPAKEVPKLMQDYLQWWNRKAQEWSAVISSAILHYRFEAIHPFGDGNGRMGRAIALWELYRRGFDTHHIFSVDEVYWENRPRYYAQLDAVRKSNSDLTGWLEYSAEALHLTLERVLKRIDRLSIKQIGGKIVLTKKQEKLLHLLKDKGGMFPAEIWKELNITKQGTMKILKPLIAAGLIQRIGTRKSGKYEILLK